The Neobacillus sp. OS1-2 genome includes a window with the following:
- a CDS encoding NlpC/P60 family protein: MKKHLLTVAATAGILFTSFSGSASAHELNYKVQSGDTLWKISQTNNLSIADLKNWNHLTGDTIYVNQNLSLLAPHSHEQTPPQTVTSTYTVKAGDTLYGLARSNGITVNELKGLNGLTSDMIYVGQKLVVKGTSANTAVSKAQLVMDEAKKYIGTPYLWGGSTPSGFDCSGFTSFVYNKIGIVLPRTAATQWSGLKGISTPNPGDLVFFTTYASGPSHVGIYLGNNKFIQAGSSGVSIADMTNSYWKPRYLGARTAF, from the coding sequence ATGAAAAAACATCTACTCACTGTCGCGGCAACAGCCGGTATCCTGTTTACCTCGTTTAGCGGGTCGGCAAGTGCACATGAATTGAATTATAAAGTACAGTCGGGGGATACCCTTTGGAAAATCTCGCAAACAAACAACCTATCGATTGCCGATTTGAAAAATTGGAATCACCTGACAGGTGATACCATCTATGTGAATCAGAACCTATCATTACTAGCTCCCCATAGTCATGAACAAACACCTCCACAAACTGTCACAAGTACATATACTGTTAAGGCTGGTGACACCTTATATGGTCTTGCAAGATCAAATGGGATAACTGTAAATGAATTGAAGGGGCTAAATGGGTTAACCTCTGATATGATTTATGTGGGTCAGAAGCTGGTAGTAAAAGGAACAAGTGCTAATACTGCGGTATCGAAGGCTCAATTGGTCATGGATGAAGCCAAAAAATATATTGGAACCCCTTATTTATGGGGCGGAAGTACACCGTCTGGCTTTGATTGCAGCGGATTTACTAGCTTTGTATATAATAAAATTGGAATAGTCCTTCCACGAACAGCTGCAACTCAGTGGTCAGGACTTAAAGGAATCTCAACCCCAAATCCAGGAGATCTTGTTTTCTTCACCACTTATGCTTCAGGACCGTCCCATGTGGGGATTTACTTAGGTAACAATAAATTTATTCAGGCCGGGTCATCGGGTGTGTCGATTGCTGATATGACCAATTCTTATTGGAAGCCGAGATATTTAGGTGCTAGAACCGCATTTTAA
- a CDS encoding ATP-binding protein, translating into MFNFTLYKEIFIQSRIPQLIGTTDFSTIQYNPAFCEFLGYSFEEISTLPLEAVSHPEDMLMDARLFGEILDGTRDEYQLEKRYIHKLGEIKTGILTVSRIREKSTGEEFLLGQVLDITEKKHMEEALKKREKQLQRSEKLAVVGQMAAAVAHEIRNPLTPIKGFMQLLHAEKELNPVYLRIVLDELLRVDTIISEFLSMAKPHAEKTMIVHVEGLVKQVIQRFQSEARMKNKKLHIESEQPIQEIIGDPNSLKQVFMNVIQNALEAISTNGRIHVKIFSDDIGVNVQFSDNGCGIPKERLSKLGEPFYSTKEKGTGLGLMTCFRIVESHNGKINIESVQGEGTTVTIWLPYDLSE; encoded by the coding sequence ATGTTTAATTTTACCCTATATAAAGAGATTTTCATTCAATCTAGAATTCCACAACTGATTGGTACTACTGATTTTTCCACCATACAATATAATCCTGCTTTTTGTGAGTTTCTTGGTTATTCATTCGAAGAAATATCAACGCTGCCTTTGGAAGCGGTGTCACATCCTGAAGACATGCTAATGGATGCACGACTTTTTGGAGAAATACTAGACGGAACAAGGGACGAATACCAGCTTGAAAAAAGGTATATTCATAAGTTAGGCGAGATTAAAACGGGTATCCTAACTGTATCAAGAATAAGGGAAAAATCGACTGGTGAGGAATTTTTACTTGGACAAGTCCTTGATATTACTGAGAAAAAACATATGGAGGAAGCGCTAAAAAAGCGCGAGAAACAATTACAAAGGTCCGAAAAACTTGCAGTTGTTGGGCAAATGGCGGCAGCAGTTGCCCACGAAATTCGTAATCCCTTAACACCAATAAAAGGATTCATGCAGCTCTTACACGCAGAAAAAGAGCTAAACCCCGTCTACTTAAGGATTGTGTTAGATGAATTGCTACGAGTAGATACCATTATCTCTGAATTTTTATCGATGGCAAAGCCACATGCAGAAAAAACCATGATTGTCCATGTTGAAGGTTTAGTAAAACAAGTCATTCAACGGTTCCAGTCTGAAGCACGAATGAAGAACAAAAAATTACATATTGAAAGCGAGCAACCCATTCAAGAAATTATCGGGGATCCGAATTCATTAAAACAAGTGTTTATGAATGTGATTCAAAATGCCCTTGAGGCAATATCCACCAATGGACGAATTCATGTAAAGATCTTTTCAGATGATATCGGAGTAAATGTCCAGTTTTCTGATAATGGATGTGGCATTCCAAAAGAAAGGCTGTCGAAGCTCGGAGAACCTTTTTATTCCACAAAGGAAAAGGGGACAGGTCTTGGTTTAATGACATGCTTTCGCATCGTTGAAAGCCATAATGGAAAAATCAATATTGAAAGTGTACAAGGGGAAGGAACCACTGTAACTATTTGGCTGCCTTATGATTTGTCTGAATAA
- a CDS encoding TVP38/TMEM64 family protein, whose product MFKRISSLSILLVIIAVGLFQKDELLYLVKQGGTLSAFISMMLVAICVFFPILPFPILAGIIGAVFGATKGVCISLAGAMIGTMGFFLLSRYGFRDLAEEKLIKYPKVQEYEEFLQRNSFITILGCRLIPIIPAPVVNIICGLSRVKWLTFFIASTLGKIPNILILSYAGSMFSTNKLYTFGIYGCYLLLIFLINFVMIYRKSARNSVK is encoded by the coding sequence ATGTTTAAGAGAATTAGTAGTTTGAGTATCTTATTAGTCATTATTGCCGTTGGCCTTTTTCAAAAGGATGAGTTGCTTTACCTGGTCAAGCAGGGTGGAACCTTATCCGCCTTCATTAGCATGATGCTAGTTGCCATTTGTGTGTTTTTTCCAATCCTCCCCTTTCCTATATTAGCGGGGATTATTGGGGCGGTATTTGGTGCAACAAAGGGAGTATGTATTTCTTTAGCAGGTGCCATGATTGGAACAATGGGATTCTTCCTTTTAAGTAGATATGGTTTCCGCGATTTGGCAGAGGAGAAACTAATTAAATACCCAAAAGTTCAAGAATATGAGGAATTTCTACAACGAAACTCTTTTATTACGATTCTTGGTTGTCGATTAATCCCGATCATTCCGGCACCCGTAGTTAATATTATTTGTGGGTTAAGCCGCGTCAAATGGCTGACTTTTTTCATTGCATCAACACTAGGGAAAATCCCTAATATCTTGATTTTATCGTACGCAGGTTCAATGTTTAGTACAAATAAACTTTATACATTTGGGATCTATGGCTGCTACCTATTACTCATTTTCTTGATTAATTTTGTGATGATCTATCGAAAATCTGCTCGAAATTCTGTTAAATAA